AGACCCGCGTGCGCCCGATTGACGTGGGCGAGGTGCTCGAACAGCTTGGTTGAAAAGGTGTGCACGACCGCAACCGCAAACAGGGCGGCGGCCATGATGTCAATAGCCGAGGCTAGGGATAGGGACGACATCGCATGTTCCCGGTCGGTGGCGCGGCCTCGAACAACCAATTCCAAGACTCGTGATTTCATCTAATAGAGCATTCCACGGGCGTTGGAAATCGCATGTTGCGCCCCGAAGGCGAAGCGTTCACCCTAATGTCGTCTTCATGGCAAGAAACGGAGCGCCCGCCGGCATCATCGGGGCGACCCTGGCGGCGTTCGCGACATCGTCGCCGGAACTCGCGGTTGCGATCACTTCTGCGCTCGCCGGAGCCCCGAGTTGGCGCTCGGCAACATGACCGGCGGCAACATCGTGAACGTGGCGCTGGTACTCGGGCCGCCGCCGATGATCGCAGGACTCGCGGCGCCTTTCCGTTCGACGGCCGCGTGTCGCGCGGCGAGGCCGCCGTCATGTTTCTGCCGTTTTTGGCGTAGCTGGCGACCACCGGATTCGAGGGACGCCGGCGCCGCGATCCGACTGCGCCCGCGCTTGACAGCGAAACCCCCGCGTCGTGGCGTGGCGTTTCGGCGGCGGCCTCGTTCTTCTGTTCGCCCCCGGCCAACTGATCGTAACCGGCGCTTTCAGCGCGGCGGTCGTCGCGGTTATCTATCCCGGCCCGAAAGGCGTCGTGACGCGCCGGCGCGGCGTGGTGCCGATTCTCCTGTGGGTTGCCTTTGTCCTGGTCCAAGCGCAGGCGCGTGGCGCGATTTAGGCAAATCTTCCGAAAATAATCGCGCATCCATTGTTGCGCCGCGCGCTGAGATCGTTATCTTTAAGGCGTACCGCCATCGTTGAACGGAATCACCGGTCCCCACAATCGGGGACTCGCCGCGCAATCTTTTAGCGGCGATGGGAGTGGAGGACGAACATATGACCGGCGCCCGCGAGCGATTCAAAGAACTGAACGAGGCCAAGGCGAACTTCGACCGCCTCTACGCCGCGCCCGACCCGCGCGAGTATTATCGCGTCCTCTACGGGCTCGACTACATCGTTCCCGACCTGGCGCGGCCCATTTTCCGCGCGCTGATCGCGGCGCGCGAAGCGGATCTCCGGCGACGGGTGCGGGTGCTGGATCTTGGCTGCTCCTACGGCGTCAATGCCGCGTTGGCGCGCTTTCCGTTCGATTTGGCCCGCTTGGCGCAACGCTATGCCGGCCCCGAGATGCAGGGCCTCGCGACCTCGACGTTGATCGATCTCGACCGGCACTACTTCCGCTCCTGGCCCCGCCTGACGGATGCCCAGTTCATCGGCCTGGACGCGTCGAGGCCGGCGATCGACTACGCCACCGCCGTCGGTCTGCTTGATTACGGCGTGGCCACCGACCTCGAGCACCATGAACCGACCGCGACCGAATCCGAAATCCTGTCCGGGGTCGACCTGATCGTGTCGACCGGATGCGTCGGTTACGTCACGCGGCGGACGTTCCGCCACCTGCTCGACCGCGCCCATCCGGGCGATCCGCCCTGGGTGGCGTCGTTCGTGCTCCGCATGTTCTCCTATCAAGAAATCGCGGACTTGCTCGCCCGGCACGGACTCGTCACTGAAAAACTCGAAGGGATCACCTTCATCCAGCGCCGTTTCCACAGCGAGGACGAACTGCGGTCCGTCGTCGCCAACCTGGAAGGACAGGGGGTCGACCCGTCGGGCAAGGAGGCGGACGGGCTCTATCACGCCGAGCTCTACGTTTCCCGACCGGAAGCCGTCGTCCGCGACATGCCGCTCACGTCCGTCTTGTCGATCACCAGCGGCGCAAGCCGGCCGTTCGGCCGGCGGTTTCGTTTCGTCGACGGCGGTTCGGTCAAGCTGGTTCCCTAAATTCGCGCTCCACGCCGATAATTTCACAAAACCGTCACGTTCGGGTCGAAATACCTTTACCGAACCTTGCTAGGGTGCGCTCCGCCACGAACCCAACGAACCGTTAAGTCGGTAGGAGATACATGATGATGTTGCGCACTTCCATCGCCGCTCTGGCGGCAATGGCGTTTTTCGGCCCGGTGGCCACAACCCCGGCGTTTGCGCAGGCAGTCACGCTGGACCCGAAGCTTGCGGACTACAAGACAGCGAGCGGGGTCTCGGGCAGCCTCAAATCGATCGGCTCGGACACGCTCAACAACCTGATGACGTTGTGGGCCGAAGGCTTCCGGTCGGTCTACCCCAACGTCAAGATCGAGATCGAGGGCAAGGGCTCCTCGACCGCGCCGCCCGCCCTGATCGCCGGCACCGCCCAGTTCGGGCCCATGTCGCGGCCGATGAAAGGCGCCGAGATCGACGGCTTCGAGAAGAAGTTCGGCTACAAGCCAACCGCGATCCGGGTGGCGGTCGATGCCCTCGCGGTGTTCGTGCACAAGGACAACCCGGTCAAATGCCTGTCGCTGCAACAGGTGGACGCGATCTTCTCCAAGACGCGCAAGGGCGGCCACGACAAGAACATCGCCACCTGGGGCCAGGTGGGATTGAGCGGCGAATGGGCTAACCGGCCGATTTCGCTCTACGGCCGCAACTCGGCGTCCGGCACCTACGGCTATTTCAAGGAAGAAGCCCTGTTCAAGGGCGACTTCAAGGACACGGTCAAGGAACAACCCGGCTCGTCGACGGTGGTGCAGGGCGTCGCCTCCGACAAGGGCGCGATCGGCTATTCCGGCATCGGCTACAAGACCGCCGACGTGCGCGCGGTGCCGCTCGCGGCCAAGACCGGCGGCAAGTGCGTGGAGGCCAACGCCGATAACGCCTACGCGGGCGATTACGCGCTCGCCCGGTTTCTGTACGTCTACGTCAACGCCGATCCCAACCGCCGGCTCGACCCGGTGCGGGCGGAGTTCATCCGCTACGTCTTCTCCAAGCAAGGCCAGCAGGCGGTGCTCAAGGACGGCTACTTTCCGATCACCGCCGGCATCGCCGGCGACGACTTGAAGATGGCGCGCCTGGCCGAGTAAAGCCCGCAATCAATGTCCGAAGGCCGGCATTCCATCGTCGATCGGCGCCGCGACCGGCGGACGCGCCGCTCCGTGCTGCTGGCCGACCGGATCGCCGATTGGACGATCCGGGTCGGCGGGATCGGCGTCATCGTCGCGGTGTTCGCGATCATCGTGTTTCTCGCGCAGGTGGCCGCCCCCCTGTTCGGCGGGGCAAGGATCGAGAGCGAAAGGAAGTTCTCGACGCCGGGCGCGACGGCGCGGGCGCTCGGGCTATGGGTGGACGAATACAAAAGCCTCGCCCTCACGCTGCTGGAATCCGGGGAAATCTCCCTCGTTCACATCGCGAGCGGCCGTTCGCTGCCGTCCGCGCGTTTCGATTTCGGCGGCAACCAAGTCACCGCGTTTGGCCGAACCCTGACCAACAATTATGTTGCCTTCGGATTCGCTGACGGTCGTGTGCGGCTGGGGCGGCTCGATATTTCGGCGCAAACCTTGCCCGGCGACGCTGTTCCGACGCATGCGGAGCGGTTGGACGAGAATAATTTCGCCGCCGGGGATACGCTTTATGCCCGCATTGCCGGCAACCAGGTCCGTAAAATATCCGTGGCGACCAGGATCGAGCCGGCGCAGGATATCGCACCGGGCAAGGCCATCGTCGCCATCGATTACCGGCACGGCGGCACCGCCGAGCGCCCCAGTGAAGCCTTCGTCACCCTGGATTCGGCCGGGATTGTCCGCTTAAGCCGAACCGAGACCCGCCGGAACATGTTGACCGGACGGGAACAGAAAACGGTGACCTCGGTCGAATTCCCGCCGCTGCCGACGGGCGCGGTGTCGCACCGGATCCTGATGAACGAGGGCGGCGACGAGATTTATCTCGGCGCGCGCGACGGCACCATCTATCGCTATGACGCGCGCGACGTCAAAGGCCCGATTCTCGCCGAAACGCGGCGGCTGCTGACCGGGGACGCAACCCTCGGCGTGTTCGGGTTTCTCAACGGCGACCAATCCCTGGTGGTCGGCGGTTCCGACGGCTCGGTTAATATTTATTTCCGCCTGCAGAGCGAGACGAGCGCGGATGTTGGCGAGCCGACGGCCGACGGATTCGCGCTGGTCCGCGCGCACATGCTGGAAAGGCAACCGGCGGGGATCGTCGCGTTCGCCGCCAGCCAAAGAACCAAGCTGTTCGCGACCGCCGACGCGCGGGGCGGCGTCTGGCTTCGCCATTCCACCAGCGAACAAACGCTGCTCAGACTCGCCGCCGCCGACGCGCCGGAAGCGATCGCGCTGGCGCCGCGCGACAACGGGTTGATCGGACGCGGCGGCAGCGGCGATTTCGGCGCCTGGGATATCTCGGCGCCGCACCCGGAAACCACCCTTAAGACCATCTTCGGCAAAGTCTGGTACGAGGGCTATCCTGCGCCCGCCTACACTTGGCAATCGTCGTCGGGGACCGACAGCTTCGAGCCCAAGCTGTCCCTGACCCCGCTGATTTTCGGGACCTTCAAGGCGACGCTCTATTCGTTGCTGTTCGCGGTGCCGGTCGCGATCTTGGCGGCAATCTACACCTCCGAATTCGTGCACCCGTCGGTTCGCGCCGTGGTCAAGCCGACGATGGAAGTAATGGCGTCATTGCCGTCGGTGGTGTTGGGGTTCATCGCCGCGCTGGTGCTGGCGCCGTTCGTCGAAACGTGGATCGTCCCGATCATCCTCGGCTTTTTGCTATTGCCGCTGACGTTGCTGGGCGGGGCGATGGCGTGGCAGACGCTGCCGTCGCCGTTGGCGTTGCGGTTCGGGGGCTTGCCGAAGTTCGCGTTGATGTTCGCGGCGCTCGGCCTGGGCGGAATCGTGGCCTATGGTCTCGCCACGCCGTTCGAGAAGTTGTTTTTCGCGGGCGATTTCAAACTGTGGGCCGACGGCCAGATCGGCAGCGACCGGGCGCTGCTGGCTTTGATTTTGTGGCCGCTGTCCTTCGTCCTCGCGTGGCTAGCGTTCGAACGTCTCGGCGGGCCGTTCGGCGGGTACGCTTGGCGGGGGAAATTGCGGACCTGGCCGCGAACCGTCGCCGGCGTCGCCGACGGCGCGCGCACCGTCGGCCTGCTGATCCTGGCCGGAGCGCTGGCTGGCGCCGCCGCGATCGGCCTCGATTGGTTCGGCCTCGGCCCGCGCGGCACGCTGGTCGATACCTACGTGCAGCGCAACGTATTCGTCGTCGGCTTCGCGATGGGTTTTGCCGTGATCCCGATCATCTACACCATCGCCGAGGATTCCCTCAACGCGGTGCCCGCCCACCTGCGCGCGGCCAGCCTCGCCTGCGGCGCGACGCCCTGGCAGACGGCGATCCGGGTCGTCTTGCCGACCGCCATCAGCGGCGTGTTCGCGGCGGTGATGATCGGCATGGGCCGCGCGGTGGGCGAAACCATGATCGTGGTCATGGCCGCCGGCAACACCCCGATTTTAGACCTCAACGTGTTCAGCGGTTTGCGCGCGCTTTCCGCGAACATCGCCGTCGAGCTGCCCGAGGCGGTGCGCGACGGAACCCTCTACCGGATGCTGTTCCTGGCGGCGATCGTGTTGTTCGTGATGACGTTCATCGTCAACACCCTGGCCGAACTGGTCCGGCTGCGCTTCCGCAAGCGCGCGGCGCAATTGTAAAACGACATGGATTGCCGATGAACCAAGCCATAATGGCCGCTTCCCCCGATGCCCGGGTGCGATCGGTCCGGGCGAGCGATCTTTCGGCCCACGGCGAGCTGCATTTGTGGATGCTGGGCGGCGCGCTGGCGCTCGGCGTAATGATGGTGGTCGGGTTTCTTTTGTTGGTGGCGTGGAACGGCTTCGGCACTTTTTTGCCCCGACCGATCGAGGTGGTCACCTTGATCGACGACGGGCGCGTCGCGGGCGAACCGTCGCGCACCGAGGTTTTCCGAGTTCCTGCCGATCGACTGGCGACGCTGCCGCCGGACGCGCAGGAACGCATCCGGGCGAACAACGGAGTGGCGCGCCGCACCATTTATCGCACCGGCAATTACGATATTACCAACGAGGATTTTCGCTGGGTGTCCGACTTCGAGGCGCGCGAACGCGTCTTTCCCAGGGACATGGTATTCGTCGAGCGGCTCGAATGGGGGCCGTTCATCGGTCGCGTCAAGGGCTTGGCTGTCGACAGCCGGGCGCTCGACATCGGCGATTTGCGCGACGCGCGGGCGCGCAAGGCGCTGGCCGAAGCGCAAAAGCGGTTGCAGCGCATTCGCGCGATCGAGCGGAAGGAAATCGGCGCGGTCAATCACGAATTGGAACGCGACCGGCTGGCGCTGCGCAAGGAACTGCTGGCGTCGGGCGAAAACAGCGAGGACTATCGGCGCCTCAAGGCGCGCACCGAAGCCAACGCCGTCGCGCTGCAAGTCCGCTTCAAGGCCTTGGCCGAGGAAGCCCAGAATCTCAAACAGCGCGACGAACGCGATACGATTACGCTCGCCGACATCGGCGGCGCGGAAAAGACACTGCCGCTCTCGGCCGTGGTGCGGGCCTATTACGCCAACGATTTGTCGTGGGGCGCGGCGGCGGGCGTCTATCTGTCCCGCTGGTGGGAATTCCTGAGCGAAAGCCCGCGTGAGGCCAACACCGAGGGCGGCGTTCTGCCGGCGATTTTCGGCACCTTCGCCATGACCATCCTGATGGTCATCCTGGTGGCGCCGATCGGGATCGTCACCGCGCTTTACTTGCGCGAATACGCGAAGCAGGGGCGCTTGATGGCGCTGGTGCGCA
The Rhodospirillales bacterium genome window above contains:
- a CDS encoding class I SAM-dependent methyltransferase, which translates into the protein MTGARERFKELNEAKANFDRLYAAPDPREYYRVLYGLDYIVPDLARPIFRALIAAREADLRRRVRVLDLGCSYGVNAALARFPFDLARLAQRYAGPEMQGLATSTLIDLDRHYFRSWPRLTDAQFIGLDASRPAIDYATAVGLLDYGVATDLEHHEPTATESEILSGVDLIVSTGCVGYVTRRTFRHLLDRAHPGDPPWVASFVLRMFSYQEIADLLARHGLVTEKLEGITFIQRRFHSEDELRSVVANLEGQGVDPSGKEADGLYHAELYVSRPEAVVRDMPLTSVLSITSGASRPFGRRFRFVDGGSVKLVP
- a CDS encoding phosphate ABC transporter substrate-binding protein; this encodes MMMLRTSIAALAAMAFFGPVATTPAFAQAVTLDPKLADYKTASGVSGSLKSIGSDTLNNLMTLWAEGFRSVYPNVKIEIEGKGSSTAPPALIAGTAQFGPMSRPMKGAEIDGFEKKFGYKPTAIRVAVDALAVFVHKDNPVKCLSLQQVDAIFSKTRKGGHDKNIATWGQVGLSGEWANRPISLYGRNSASGTYGYFKEEALFKGDFKDTVKEQPGSSTVVQGVASDKGAIGYSGIGYKTADVRAVPLAAKTGGKCVEANADNAYAGDYALARFLYVYVNADPNRRLDPVRAEFIRYVFSKQGQQAVLKDGYFPITAGIAGDDLKMARLAE
- a CDS encoding ABC transporter permease subunit; its protein translation is MLTGREQKTVTSVEFPPLPTGAVSHRILMNEGGDEIYLGARDGTIYRYDARDVKGPILAETRRLLTGDATLGVFGFLNGDQSLVVGGSDGSVNIYFRLQSETSADVGEPTADGFALVRAHMLERQPAGIVAFAASQRTKLFATADARGGVWLRHSTSEQTLLRLAAADAPEAIALAPRDNGLIGRGGSGDFGAWDISAPHPETTLKTIFGKVWYEGYPAPAYTWQSSSGTDSFEPKLSLTPLIFGTFKATLYSLLFAVPVAILAAIYTSEFVHPSVRAVVKPTMEVMASLPSVVLGFIAALVLAPFVETWIVPIILGFLLLPLTLLGGAMAWQTLPSPLALRFGGLPKFALMFAALGLGGIVAYGLATPFEKLFFAGDFKLWADGQIGSDRALLALILWPLSFVLAWLAFERLGGPFGGYAWRGKLRTWPRTVAGVADGARTVGLLILAGALAGAAAIGLDWFGLGPRGTLVDTYVQRNVFVVGFAMGFAVIPIIYTIAEDSLNAVPAHLRAASLACGATPWQTAIRVVLPTAISGVFAAVMIGMGRAVGETMIVVMAAGNTPILDLNVFSGLRALSANIAVELPEAVRDGTLYRMLFLAAIVLFVMTFIVNTLAELVRLRFRKRAAQL
- the pstA gene encoding phosphate ABC transporter permease PstA — its product is MAASPDARVRSVRASDLSAHGELHLWMLGGALALGVMMVVGFLLLVAWNGFGTFLPRPIEVVTLIDDGRVAGEPSRTEVFRVPADRLATLPPDAQERIRANNGVARRTIYRTGNYDITNEDFRWVSDFEARERVFPRDMVFVERLEWGPFIGRVKGLAVDSRALDIGDLRDARARKALAEAQKRLQRIRAIERKEIGAVNHELERDRLALRKELLASGENSEDYRRLKARTEANAVALQVRFKALAEEAQNLKQRDERDTITLADIGGAEKTLPLSAVVRAYYANDLSWGAAAGVYLSRWWEFLSESPREANTEGGVLPAIFGTFAMTILMVILVAPIGIVTALYLREYAKQGRLMALVRISVNNLAGVPSIVYGVFGLGFFAYLLGGNIDRLFYPERLPNPTFGTGGLLWASLTLALLTVPVVIVATEEALAAVPRSMREGSLACGASKWQTIRRIVLPRAMPGILTGIILAMARGAGEVAPLMLVGVVKLAPEMPIDGIFPFIHLERSFMHLGFHIYDVGFQSRNSEAGKPMVFVTTLLLIALVAAMNIAAIVIRNRLKRKFAGGHF